The following coding sequences lie in one Arachis ipaensis cultivar K30076 chromosome B05, Araip1.1, whole genome shotgun sequence genomic window:
- the LOC107644099 gene encoding uncharacterized protein LOC107644099 isoform X3, whose amino-acid sequence MALQWLVLSYVVAAEAAVAILVTLPTPKLLRDRLVYFVSLILQPALFIVPFAGFQLVDIQSSEKCGTVHCSLFSLLVYLPHMQVPKGPQEFGGSGEEVQVQVASFCSFIL is encoded by the exons ATGGCGTTGCAGTGGTTGGTTCTCTCCTACGTGGTGGCTGCTGAGGCTGCCGTCGCCATTCTCGTTACACTTCCCACTCCCAAGCTCTTAAGGGACcgtttggtttattttgtttccCTCATTCTCCAACCTGCGCTTTTTATTGTTCCTTTCGCTGGATTCCAGCTTGTCG ATATACAAAGCTCAGAGAAATGTGGTACTGTGCATTGCAGCTTGTTTTCTCTACTG GTCTATCTACCGCATATGCAAGTACCAAAAGGACCTCAAGAATTTGGAGGAAGTGGAGAAGAGGTACAAGTCCAAGTAGCTTCCTTTTGCAGCTTCATATTGTGA
- the LOC107644099 gene encoding uncharacterized protein LOC107644099 isoform X2, translated as MALQWLVLSYVVAAEAAVAILVTLPTPKLLRDRLVYFVSLILQPALFIVPFAGFQLVDIYWKNEHRLMCTSDVCTAAERDRYEKSIYKAQRNVVLCIAACFLYWSIYRICKYQKDLKNLEEVEKRYKSK; from the exons ATGGCGTTGCAGTGGTTGGTTCTCTCCTACGTGGTGGCTGCTGAGGCTGCCGTCGCCATTCTCGTTACACTTCCCACTCCCAAGCTCTTAAGGGACcgtttggtttattttgtttccCTCATTCTCCAACCTGCGCTTTTTATTGTTCCTTTCGCTGGATTCCAGCTTGTCG ATATATACTGGAAGAATGAGCATAGGTTGATGTGTACATCTGATGTTTGTACTGCTGCAGAGAGAGATCGATATGAGAAATCT ATATACAAAGCTCAGAGAAATGTGGTACTGTGCATTGCAGCTTGTTTTCTCTACTG GTCTATCTACCGCATATGCAAGTACCAAAAGGACCTCAAGAATTTGGAGGAAGTGGAGAAGAGGTACAAGTCCAAGTAG
- the LOC107644099 gene encoding uncharacterized protein LOC107644099 isoform X1: MALQWLVLSYVVAAEAAVAILVTLPTPKLLRDRLVYFVSLILQPALFIVPFAGFQLVDIYWKNEHRLMCTSDVCTAAERDRYEKSSGFLVPYIACSWKVGSLLMGRFRKQLLIYTKLREMWYCALQLVFSTGLSTAYASTKRTSRIWRKWRRGTSPSSFLLQLHIVICLLLGGGSYSL; this comes from the exons ATGGCGTTGCAGTGGTTGGTTCTCTCCTACGTGGTGGCTGCTGAGGCTGCCGTCGCCATTCTCGTTACACTTCCCACTCCCAAGCTCTTAAGGGACcgtttggtttattttgtttccCTCATTCTCCAACCTGCGCTTTTTATTGTTCCTTTCGCTGGATTCCAGCTTGTCG ATATATACTGGAAGAATGAGCATAGGTTGATGTGTACATCTGATGTTTGTACTGCTGCAGAGAGAGATCGATATGAGAAATCT TCCGGCTTCCTGGTACCGTATATTGCATGTAGTTGGAAAGTAGGATCCTTACTCATGGGCAGGTTCCGAAAGCAGCTTTTAAT ATATACAAAGCTCAGAGAAATGTGGTACTGTGCATTGCAGCTTGTTTTCTCTACTG GTCTATCTACCGCATATGCAAGTACCAAAAGGACCTCAAGAATTTGGAGGAAGTGGAGAAGAGGTACAAGTCCAAGTAGCTTCCTTTTGCAGCTTCATATTGTGATATGTTTATTGCTTGGTGGAGGCAGCTATAGTCTATAG